Proteins from one Calditrichota bacterium genomic window:
- the tuf gene encoding elongation factor Tu — MAKEKFDRSKPHVNIGTIGHVDHGKTTLTAAITLVLAKRGLSEERSFDSIDNAPEERERGITIATAHVEYTTENRHYAHVDCPGHADYVKNMITGAAQMDGAILVVSAADGPMPQTREHVLLARQVNVPYIVVYMNKVDQVDDPELLELVELELRELLSSYEFPGDDLPVVMGSALNALNAPNDEEATKSIVDLMAAVDDYIPTPDRDVDKPFIMPVEDVFSITGRGTVGTGRIERGVINVGDEVEMIGLGVNRKVVVTGVEMFRKLLDRGEAGDNVGLLLRGVDKEEIERGMVLAKTGSITPHTKFKGEMYVLKKEEGGRHTPFFDGYRPQFYFRTTDVTGSIKLPDGVEMVMPGDNISVEIELGKEIAMEKELRFAIREGGRTVGAGVVSEIIE, encoded by the coding sequence ATGGCTAAAGAGAAATTTGATCGGAGCAAGCCGCACGTAAATATCGGAACAATTGGTCACGTAGATCATGGTAAAACAACTTTGACAGCCGCCATCACATTGGTTTTGGCCAAAAGAGGTTTGTCCGAAGAGCGTAGTTTTGACAGTATTGACAATGCTCCTGAAGAGCGCGAGCGTGGTATTACCATCGCAACCGCACACGTAGAATACACAACAGAAAACAGGCACTATGCCCACGTAGATTGTCCGGGTCACGCGGATTATGTAAAAAACATGATCACAGGTGCTGCACAGATGGATGGTGCAATTTTAGTAGTAAGCGCAGCTGACGGCCCAATGCCTCAGACACGCGAACACGTTTTATTGGCACGCCAGGTAAACGTACCTTATATCGTAGTTTATATGAACAAAGTTGATCAGGTTGATGATCCTGAGCTTCTTGAGCTTGTAGAGCTTGAGCTAAGAGAGCTTCTTTCTTCTTATGAATTTCCTGGTGACGATCTTCCCGTTGTTATGGGTAGCGCTTTAAATGCGTTGAATGCCCCGAATGATGAAGAAGCGACAAAATCAATCGTTGACCTTATGGCAGCGGTAGATGATTATATCCCGACACCGGACCGCGATGTTGACAAGCCTTTTATTATGCCCGTTGAAGATGTTTTCTCAATCACGGGCCGCGGAACTGTAGGTACCGGTCGTATTGAGCGTGGTGTTATTAATGTTGGTGATGAAGTTGAAATGATTGGCCTTGGTGTTAACCGTAAAGTAGTTGTTACGGGTGTAGAGATGTTCCGTAAATTACTTGATCGTGGTGAAGCCGGTGATAACGTTGGCTTATTGCTTCGTGGTGTTGATAAGGAAGAGATTGAGCGTGGAATGGTTTTAGCTAAGACCGGTTCAATTACCCCGCACACCAAGTTTAAAGGTGAGATGTATGTATTGAAAAAAGAAGAAGGTGGTCGTCATACACCGTTTTTTGATGGATACCGTCCACAGTTTTATTTCCGAACAACAGATGTGACAGGTTCAATTAAGTTACCTGATGGCGTAGAGATGGTAATGCCTGGTGATAATATTAGTGTTGAGATAGAGCTTGGCAAAGAAATAGCGATGGAAAAAGAATTGCGTTTTGCGATTCGTGAAGGCGGCCGCACAGTAGGTGCCGGCGTTGTATCTGAAATAATTGAGTAA
- the nusG gene encoding transcription termination/antitermination factor NusG: MSEKKWYALRIYSGKEAKVKAHIEHEIKLAGIEEKIGNVIIPSENIIEMKDGKKRVKNKVFFPGYMVVEMLLDSQTQHVVVNSPGVINFVGPKNEPVPLRQSEVDNILGKIEKSHEKEVKGKVDVPFVVGDSIRVVDGPFNDFTGYVEEINEEKNKVKVNISIFGRQTPVELDFLQIELEK, encoded by the coding sequence ATGTCAGAAAAAAAATGGTACGCGCTTCGTATTTATTCCGGGAAAGAAGCAAAGGTAAAGGCTCATATTGAACATGAAATAAAACTTGCCGGGATTGAAGAAAAGATAGGTAATGTGATTATTCCTTCTGAGAATATCATTGAAATGAAGGATGGCAAAAAACGAGTAAAAAATAAAGTTTTTTTTCCTGGATACATGGTTGTGGAGATGCTTCTTGATAGTCAGACACAACATGTGGTTGTTAATTCTCCTGGTGTTATCAATTTTGTGGGTCCCAAAAATGAACCGGTTCCTTTACGGCAATCGGAAGTTGATAACATTCTTGGCAAGATTGAAAAAAGTCATGAAAAAGAAGTTAAAGGGAAGGTTGATGTCCCGTTTGTTGTTGGGGACTCTATCCGTGTAGTTGATGGCCCGTTTAACGATTTTACCGGATATGTTGAAGAAATAAATGAAGAGAAAAATAAAGTAAAAGTAAATATAAGCATTTTCGGCAGGCAGACACCTGTTGAACTTGACTTTCTGCAAATCGAGCTAGAAAAATAG
- the rplL gene encoding 50S ribosomal protein L7/L12 gives MAGISKTDVLSYLEGATMLEISDLIKEIEDKFGVTAAAPVAVAAGPVAAAGGEAAEEQTEFDVVLQAAGEKKIQVIKVVRAITGLGLKEAKELVDGAPKAVKEAVAKAEAEDIQKQLEEVGATVEVK, from the coding sequence ATGGCTGGGATATCTAAAACAGACGTTCTCTCATATTTAGAAGGCGCTACAATGTTAGAAATTTCTGACTTAATTAAAGAAATTGAAGACAAATTTGGAGTTACTGCTGCTGCACCGGTTGCCGTTGCTGCTGGTCCTGTTGCTGCTGCTGGTGGCGAAGCTGCTGAAGAGCAAACAGAATTTGATGTAGTACTACAAGCTGCTGGTGAAAAGAAGATCCAGGTGATTAAAGTTGTTCGTGCGATTACAGGTCTTGGTTTAAAAGAAGCTAAGGAACTTGTAGACGGAGCACCTAAAGCTGTAAAAGAAGCGGTTGCTAAAGCTGAAGCTGAAGACATTCAAAAACAACTTGAAGAAGTTGGCGCTACAGTAGAAGTAAAATAG
- the rpoB gene encoding DNA-directed RNA polymerase subunit beta, with the protein MRIAPAMDYPNLLEIQTAPYESFMQVNVQADERKNEGLQSVFNNIFPISDSSGNFELQFVEYYLDKPKYSVREVQERGVSYALPIKAKMRLAIKDSTGETDNFTEFIEQDVYLGNMPYMTDRGTFIINGAERVVVTQLHRSPGVFFSETVHPNGTPLFSARIIPFRGSWVEFTTDVNDVMFVYIDRKKKFPVTMLLRAIGFSQNEDIIEVFGIQDEVKISLDTMPTLIGQMLATDIVDTKTGEVVAEQGKDITEELFNQCLELGVKKVKIVRPGDANAPNVILNTLRKDSTSTDEESIEAIYRQLRSGEPPDIATARALIERMFFNEKRYDMGAVGRYRINKKLHLETPYDTTVLTREDIIAIIKYLLELRMGTKSTDDIDHLGNRRVRTVGEQLAAQFSLGLSRMARTIKERMNIGDPDKLTPQDLVNARTISSVINTFFGTSQLSQFMDQTNPLSELTHKRRLSALGPGGLTRERAGFEVRDVHYTHYGRLCPIETPEGPNIGLISSLCVHAKINNFGFIETPYRMVKKGVVSKEINFLSATEEDDYTIAQVNAPVDEKGRFKRDKVKARIKGEFPVVAPDNLDYMDVATNQIVSPAASLIPFLEHDDANRALMGSNMQRQAVPLLIPDSPIVGTGVESRVAIDSGTMIIASEDGEIVYVDSSKIVLKLNKAIRAEAGKERLMPDITEITYDLMKFQRTNQDTCINQRPLIKVGQKVKKGDILADGCATDNGELALGRNILVAFMPWMGYNFEDAIIMSDRIVRDDVYTSVHVEEFELQVRDTKRGEEELTREIPNVSEEATKDLDENGIIRVGAEVHAGDIVIGKVTPKGETDPTPEEKLLKAIFGSKAGDVKDASLKAPPGMKGVVVGTRLFSRKRKDVSSKKDDSAHIEKLELEAEISRKKVVQKLADTLSEHFAGMTCNAIKLVDGKVAIKAKTKIEEGTFTNIDVQNLDINSTWFEEDPKNTFVRQIYSDYRQVMLDIENDLKREKHKIKVGDELPPGIVQLAKVYIAEKRKLSVGDKMAGRHGNKGVVSKVVPMEDMPFLDDGTPVDIILNPLGVPSRMNLGQIFETTLGWAGSKLGKKYATPVFDGASKDDIAGELESAGLPQSGKAFLYDGRTGERFDQEVTVGMVYILKLSHLVDDKIHARSIGPYSLITQQPLGGKAQFGGQRFGEMEVWALEAYGAAYTLQEILTVKSDDVTGRSKTYEAIVKGENLPDPGTPESFNVLVRELQGLGLKVRLD; encoded by the coding sequence ATGCGTATCGCGCCGGCGATGGATTATCCAAATTTATTGGAGATTCAAACAGCGCCATACGAATCTTTCATGCAGGTTAATGTACAGGCAGACGAAAGAAAAAACGAAGGTTTACAATCAGTATTTAATAATATATTTCCAATTTCTGATAGTTCTGGTAATTTTGAATTACAGTTTGTTGAATACTATTTAGATAAACCAAAATACAGTGTGCGTGAAGTCCAGGAAAGAGGTGTTAGTTATGCTCTTCCAATTAAGGCTAAAATGCGCCTGGCTATTAAAGACTCCACCGGTGAAACAGATAACTTTACAGAATTTATTGAACAAGATGTCTATTTAGGCAACATGCCTTATATGACTGATCGTGGTACTTTTATTATTAACGGTGCGGAGCGGGTTGTTGTAACACAGTTGCACAGATCCCCTGGTGTGTTTTTCTCTGAAACCGTTCACCCAAATGGAACCCCGTTATTTTCTGCCAGGATTATTCCTTTCCGTGGATCATGGGTAGAATTTACTACAGATGTAAACGATGTAATGTTTGTTTATATCGACAGAAAGAAAAAATTCCCTGTAACAATGCTTTTAAGAGCTATTGGATTTTCACAAAATGAAGACATCATTGAAGTTTTTGGAATTCAGGATGAAGTGAAAATTAGTTTGGATACTATGCCTACGTTGATTGGGCAAATGCTGGCTACAGATATTGTGGATACTAAAACCGGCGAAGTTGTTGCGGAACAGGGCAAAGACATTACAGAAGAACTATTTAACCAATGTTTAGAACTTGGTGTAAAAAAAGTAAAAATTGTTAGACCCGGTGATGCGAATGCTCCAAATGTTATCCTTAACACATTAAGAAAAGACAGTACTTCAACTGATGAAGAATCAATTGAAGCAATTTATCGTCAACTGCGTTCTGGAGAACCACCTGATATTGCAACGGCAAGAGCATTGATTGAAAGAATGTTCTTTAATGAAAAACGATATGATATGGGTGCTGTTGGCCGTTATAGAATAAATAAAAAGCTGCATCTTGAAACACCTTATGATACAACTGTATTGACCCGTGAAGATATAATTGCAATTATTAAGTATTTACTTGAATTGCGCATGGGTACAAAATCGACAGATGATATTGACCATTTGGGTAACCGGCGTGTGCGTACAGTGGGCGAACAGCTCGCGGCACAGTTCAGTCTTGGTCTTTCCCGCATGGCACGTACAATTAAAGAACGTATGAATATTGGAGATCCTGATAAATTAACACCACAGGACCTTGTTAATGCACGTACAATTTCATCTGTAATTAATACATTTTTTGGTACATCGCAGCTGTCACAGTTTATGGATCAAACGAATCCATTGTCAGAATTGACACATAAAAGACGCCTATCAGCCTTAGGGCCTGGAGGATTGACACGAGAACGCGCTGGTTTTGAGGTGCGTGATGTTCACTATACACATTATGGCCGGTTGTGCCCGATTGAAACACCTGAAGGTCCAAATATTGGTTTGATATCTTCTCTTTGTGTACATGCAAAAATCAACAATTTTGGTTTTATTGAAACGCCTTACCGCATGGTAAAAAAAGGTGTTGTTTCAAAAGAAATCAATTTTCTGTCTGCTACAGAAGAAGATGATTACACAATCGCACAGGTTAATGCACCCGTTGATGAAAAGGGTCGTTTTAAACGTGATAAGGTTAAAGCCCGTATTAAAGGTGAATTTCCTGTAGTAGCTCCTGATAACCTAGATTATATGGATGTTGCAACAAATCAGATTGTATCCCCCGCAGCTTCATTGATTCCATTTCTTGAACACGATGATGCGAACCGTGCTTTGATGGGATCAAATATGCAGCGTCAGGCAGTTCCATTATTAATTCCTGATTCTCCAATTGTGGGTACCGGTGTTGAAAGCCGTGTGGCAATTGATTCCGGAACAATGATTATTGCCAGTGAAGATGGTGAAATAGTTTATGTAGATTCATCAAAAATTGTACTTAAGCTTAATAAGGCCATAAGAGCTGAAGCTGGTAAAGAACGTTTGATGCCGGACATCACAGAGATTACTTATGATCTGATGAAATTCCAAAGAACAAATCAGGATACTTGTATAAATCAGCGTCCTTTAATTAAAGTTGGCCAAAAAGTTAAAAAAGGCGATATCCTGGCTGATGGTTGTGCAACCGACAACGGCGAACTTGCTCTAGGACGAAACATTCTTGTAGCTTTTATGCCTTGGATGGGTTATAACTTTGAAGATGCTATTATCATGAGTGATCGTATTGTTCGTGATGATGTTTATACTTCGGTTCATGTGGAAGAATTTGAACTTCAGGTGAGAGATACAAAACGCGGTGAAGAAGAGCTTACACGCGAAATTCCAAATGTAAGCGAAGAAGCCACAAAAGACCTTGATGAAAATGGGATTATCCGTGTTGGTGCTGAGGTTCATGCCGGAGATATAGTTATTGGAAAAGTGACACCAAAAGGTGAAACCGATCCGACCCCGGAAGAAAAATTGTTAAAAGCAATTTTTGGTTCTAAAGCAGGCGATGTTAAAGATGCATCACTTAAAGCTCCTCCGGGAATGAAAGGTGTTGTAGTTGGAACACGCTTATTCTCACGTAAAAGAAAAGATGTCTCATCTAAAAAAGATGACAGTGCCCACATTGAAAAACTTGAGCTTGAAGCAGAAATAAGCCGCAAAAAAGTTGTTCAAAAATTGGCTGACACACTTTCGGAACACTTTGCGGGTATGACATGCAATGCCATAAAGCTGGTTGACGGCAAAGTTGCTATTAAAGCAAAAACAAAAATTGAAGAAGGTACTTTTACAAATATTGATGTTCAAAATCTTGATATTAATTCAACCTGGTTTGAAGAAGATCCTAAGAACACATTTGTTCGTCAGATTTATTCAGATTACCGTCAGGTAATGTTGGATATTGAAAATGATTTGAAACGTGAAAAGCACAAAATTAAAGTTGGTGATGAATTGCCTCCGGGAATTGTGCAGTTGGCTAAGGTATATATTGCCGAAAAAAGAAAGCTGTCTGTTGGTGATAAGATGGCTGGACGACATGGTAATAAAGGGGTTGTCTCTAAAGTTGTACCAATGGAAGACATGCCGTTTCTTGATGACGGAACTCCGGTAGATATAATTTTAAATCCACTTGGCGTACCATCCCGTATGAACCTTGGTCAGATTTTTGAAACAACACTTGGCTGGGCTGGATCAAAGCTTGGCAAAAAATATGCTACACCTGTTTTTGACGGTGCCTCAAAAGATGATATTGCTGGTGAACTGGAATCAGCTGGTTTACCTCAAAGTGGTAAAGCATTTTTATACGATGGCCGGACAGGAGAGCGTTTTGATCAGGAAGTGACCGTTGGGATGGTTTATATCCTGAAGTTATCCCACCTGGTTGATGACAAAATCCATGCCCGTTCAATTGGCCCATACTCGCTAATTACACAACAGCCTCTTGGTGGTAAAGCGCAGTTTGGTGGTCAGAGATTCGGTGAAATGGAAGTTTGGGCATTAGAAGCCTACGGAGCGGCATACACATTACAAGAAATTTTGACAGTGAAAAGTGATGATGTAACAGGTCGTTCCAAAACATACGAAGCAATTGTAAAAGGTGAGAACTTACCCGATCCAGGTACGCCTGAATCGTTTAACGTATTGGTACGGGAATTACAAGGTCTTGGTCTTAAAGTTAGATTAGACTGA
- the rpmG gene encoding 50S ribosomal protein L33, whose protein sequence is MRINIVLECEECKARNYKTSKNKKTHSERLGQKKFCKRCNKHTIHRETK, encoded by the coding sequence ATGAGGATAAATATTGTTCTTGAATGCGAAGAGTGTAAAGCTCGCAATTATAAAACAAGTAAGAACAAAAAAACTCATTCTGAAAGACTAGGGCAAAAGAAATTTTGCAAACGCTGTAACAAGCACACAATTCATAGGGAAACAAAATAA
- the secE gene encoding preprotein translocase subunit SecE, translated as MIKKIQMFIENVQKEMSKVSWPSRDELMNSSVIVVVVSALFAIYIFFADLIISKLVEYLY; from the coding sequence ATGATCAAAAAAATACAGATGTTCATAGAGAATGTTCAAAAGGAGATGTCGAAAGTTTCCTGGCCATCAAGGGATGAGCTAATGAACTCCTCGGTTATTGTTGTTGTGGTAAGTGCATTATTTGCAATTTATATATTTTTTGCAGATTTGATCATCTCTAAACTTGTAGAATACCTTTACTAA
- the rplJ gene encoding 50S ribosomal protein L10: MQTSEKIAIVEKYTDKFKDAKCVYIAEYEGIDVETVTNVRNKFREQNVEYKVLKNRLAKRALNAAGVDGLNEYLTGANTYVIGYDDPVVPAKIFEDFNKKDEVLKIKAVLFEGKVLSADEAKNISKLPSRDALLGKLVGMLQSPMTKFAATIKAPMQNLVGVLNALKDTKE; the protein is encoded by the coding sequence ATGCAAACATCAGAAAAAATTGCAATAGTTGAAAAGTACACAGACAAATTTAAAGACGCTAAATGTGTATATATTGCTGAGTATGAAGGAATCGACGTAGAGACTGTTACAAACGTCCGTAATAAATTCAGAGAGCAAAACGTTGAATATAAAGTTTTGAAAAACAGGTTGGCTAAACGTGCTCTGAATGCTGCGGGTGTTGATGGGCTTAACGAATATCTTACCGGTGCAAATACTTATGTTATCGGATATGATGATCCTGTTGTTCCAGCAAAGATCTTTGAAGATTTTAACAAGAAAGATGAAGTCCTAAAAATAAAAGCTGTTTTGTTTGAAGGTAAAGTACTTTCAGCAGATGAAGCTAAAAATATATCAAAACTACCTTCCAGGGATGCACTCCTTGGGAAATTGGTTGGAATGCTTCAATCACCAATGACGAAGTTTGCTGCAACAATTAAAGCACCTATGCAAAACCTTGTTGGCGTATTGAATGCATTAAAAGACACTAAAGAATAA
- the rpsT gene encoding 30S ribosomal protein S20: MAHHKSTIKRIRTNETSRQYNKRYKTELKSALKDAFAAETKDDGSQKISKAFKLLDKLVQKNILHKNNASNQKSRLSKFVNGLA; encoded by the coding sequence ATGGCACACCATAAGTCTACTATCAAAAGAATCAGGACTAACGAAACATCCCGCCAATATAACAAGAGATATAAAACTGAACTTAAATCTGCATTAAAAGATGCATTTGCCGCAGAAACAAAAGATGATGGTTCACAAAAAATTTCTAAGGCTTTTAAATTGCTGGATAAACTGGTTCAAAAGAATATTCTTCATAAAAACAACGCATCCAATCAAAAATCGCGTTTAAGCAAATTTGTAAACGGTTTAGCTTAG
- the lon gene encoding endopeptidase La: protein MKTENNISLPSYRVLPLKDLVVFPSMVVPLIIGRKTSLEAIDAAMENEKLLFLVAQKDALKEDVGPADLFRFGVIGRILQLVRLPNGLVKILVEGVASGKVKRYMGKDTLMKATLNILEPVYENKDEDEAKKRQLVALFKEYIKLSNDIPEEILFSFNQLSEMSKITDFISTHLDISIEEKQGILQKLAVNDRVSTLLKLLKKENSILAIKSNLDDQVRDQMVKSQRNYYLQEQLKVIRDELGEDDPYNNESKELIERIEKAKLPKMAEAKAMEEYKRFERIPAMSPESGVVRTYLEWMTDVPWFKETKDEYNISKVQKILDQDHFGLKKPKERIVEYIATLKRVKQIKGSILCLMGPPGVGKTSLGKSIARAINREYVRISLGGISDEAEIRGHRRTYIGAMPGKIIQAMKRVATTNPVFLLDEIDKLGSDFRGDPASALLEVLDPEQNSHFIDHYLEVEYDLSKVLFVLTANSRSDIPYALYDRLEVIELPGYHDQEKRQIAQNYIFKKALKNHGLVPNELKISEPALQKIISGYTAEAGVRNLEREINKICRKVVVELSKNNQKKSVQVTKKDLSKYLGEPYYTLNPIISHGEKGVALGLAWTSYGGDVLPIEVNLLPGKEKITLTGNLGDVMQESAQIAITYLRSRAKKYKIDPDFYSKYEIHIHLPEGAIPKEGPSAGITLTTAILSALTNKSFPKNLAMTGEITLRGKVLEIGGLNEKLLAAKRVGIKKVILPEDNRKDMAEIEKDLYTGIELIFVRNYDEIFKTVF, encoded by the coding sequence ATGAAAACAGAAAACAATATCTCCCTTCCAAGTTATCGTGTCCTTCCATTAAAAGACCTTGTGGTTTTTCCCAGCATGGTTGTACCGCTTATAATTGGCCGAAAGACTTCTCTGGAAGCTATTGATGCAGCTATGGAAAATGAAAAACTTCTTTTTTTAGTTGCTCAAAAAGATGCGTTAAAAGAAGATGTAGGACCGGCTGATCTTTTCAGGTTTGGTGTAATTGGCAGGATACTTCAGCTTGTTAGGCTTCCAAACGGTTTGGTGAAAATTCTGGTTGAAGGCGTTGCCAGCGGAAAGGTAAAACGCTACATGGGCAAAGACACTTTAATGAAAGCTACGTTAAATATTCTTGAGCCCGTTTATGAAAATAAAGATGAAGATGAAGCAAAAAAACGGCAATTAGTAGCACTGTTCAAGGAGTATATTAAGCTGAGCAATGATATTCCTGAGGAGATATTATTTTCTTTTAATCAGCTTTCCGAAATGTCAAAAATTACAGATTTTATATCCACCCATCTGGATATAAGTATTGAGGAAAAACAGGGTATTTTGCAGAAATTGGCGGTTAACGATCGTGTAAGTACTTTGCTGAAATTATTAAAAAAGGAAAACAGTATTCTTGCTATCAAGTCAAACCTTGATGATCAGGTTCGTGATCAAATGGTTAAATCACAAAGAAATTATTATTTGCAGGAACAGCTAAAAGTAATTCGGGATGAGCTGGGTGAAGACGACCCTTACAATAATGAATCCAAAGAATTAATTGAAAGAATTGAGAAGGCTAAACTTCCCAAAATGGCTGAGGCAAAAGCCATGGAAGAATATAAACGTTTTGAACGGATTCCGGCAATGTCTCCGGAATCAGGAGTCGTCCGAACATATTTGGAATGGATGACTGATGTGCCGTGGTTTAAAGAGACAAAAGACGAATATAATATTTCAAAAGTCCAGAAAATATTAGACCAGGATCATTTTGGATTAAAAAAACCAAAAGAGCGGATTGTTGAATACATTGCAACTTTGAAAAGGGTAAAGCAAATCAAAGGTAGCATTTTGTGCTTGATGGGACCTCCGGGAGTTGGTAAAACATCACTTGGAAAATCAATTGCCCGGGCAATAAACCGCGAATATGTCCGAATTTCTCTTGGTGGCATTAGTGATGAAGCAGAAATAAGGGGACATCGGCGCACTTATATTGGCGCTATGCCCGGTAAAATAATCCAGGCAATGAAACGAGTCGCAACTACAAATCCCGTTTTTCTGCTGGATGAAATTGATAAACTGGGATCGGATTTTAGAGGAGATCCTGCATCTGCTTTACTTGAGGTTTTAGATCCGGAACAAAACAGCCATTTCATCGATCATTATCTTGAAGTTGAGTATGATTTATCCAAAGTATTATTTGTACTAACGGCAAATTCAAGATCGGATATTCCATATGCGTTGTATGACCGGTTGGAAGTTATTGAATTGCCCGGCTATCATGATCAGGAAAAAAGACAGATTGCTCAAAATTATATCTTTAAAAAGGCTTTGAAAAATCATGGATTAGTTCCAAATGAATTAAAGATAAGTGAGCCGGCCTTGCAAAAAATTATTTCCGGATATACGGCGGAAGCAGGGGTTAGAAACCTTGAACGGGAAATTAACAAGATTTGCAGAAAAGTTGTTGTTGAGCTGTCAAAAAATAATCAAAAGAAATCCGTGCAAGTCACAAAAAAGGATTTATCCAAATATCTTGGTGAGCCATATTATACATTAAATCCAATAATTAGTCATGGGGAAAAAGGCGTTGCACTTGGACTGGCATGGACCTCTTATGGGGGTGATGTACTTCCAATAGAAGTTAACCTTTTGCCAGGAAAAGAAAAAATCACCTTAACCGGAAATCTTGGCGATGTCATGCAGGAATCAGCACAAATAGCGATTACTTATTTACGTTCTAGGGCAAAAAAATATAAAATTGATCCGGATTTTTATTCAAAATATGAAATCCATATTCATCTTCCCGAAGGGGCAATTCCTAAGGAAGGTCCATCCGCAGGAATTACTTTAACAACAGCAATCTTATCAGCTTTAACAAATAAGTCATTTCCAAAAAACCTGGCAATGACGGGTGAAATTACTTTGCGTGGAAAAGTTTTGGAAATTGGCGGCCTAAATGAAAAACTGTTAGCGGCAAAGCGGGTTGGAATAAAAAAGGTTATTCTGCCAGAAGATAACAGAAAAGATATGGCTGAGATAGAAAAAGATCTTTATACCGGGATTGAATTAATCTTTGTAAGAAATTATGATGAGATTTTTAAAACGGTATTTTAA
- a CDS encoding 50S ribosomal protein L1, with product MMKRSKRYKEAFSKIDRTKLYEIEDAVKILKQVSKAKFDETVEIAMRLGVDPRHADQMVRGTVSLPHGTGKTVRVLVLAKGDKVKEALDAGADYAGLDEYIEKINGGWLEFDVVVASPDVMSMVGRLGKVLGTRGLMPNPKSGTVTPQVANAVSEIKAGKIDFRVEKTGIIHTGLGKISFEENKIVDNVKAFINTVVKLKPASAKGIYLKSISISSTMGPGIFLDTNSSSYSI from the coding sequence ATAATGAAACGAAGTAAACGTTATAAAGAAGCATTCTCTAAAATAGATAGAACAAAGCTCTACGAAATAGAAGATGCTGTAAAAATTCTAAAACAAGTTTCTAAAGCAAAGTTTGATGAGACTGTTGAAATTGCTATGAGACTTGGTGTGGATCCGCGTCATGCTGACCAGATGGTACGGGGAACAGTTTCTCTGCCACACGGAACAGGCAAAACGGTTCGCGTTCTTGTTTTAGCCAAAGGCGACAAAGTTAAAGAAGCCCTGGATGCCGGAGCAGATTACGCAGGTCTGGATGAATATATTGAAAAGATAAACGGTGGCTGGCTTGAGTTTGATGTAGTCGTTGCATCTCCGGATGTAATGAGCATGGTTGGGCGACTAGGTAAGGTTCTGGGAACACGTGGTTTGATGCCTAATCCGAAGAGTGGTACAGTTACGCCACAAGTTGCAAATGCCGTTAGTGAAATCAAAGCAGGGAAAATTGATTTCCGTGTTGAAAAAACCGGGATTATCCACACGGGCTTAGGCAAAATATCTTTTGAAGAAAATAAAATTGTTGACAACGTGAAGGCTTTTATAAACACGGTTGTAAAATTGAAACCGGCTTCAGCCAAAGGTATATATTTAAAGTCAATTTCAATTTCAAGTACTATGGGGCCAGGTATCTTTTTAGATACAAACTCTTCAAGTTATTCAATATAA
- the rplK gene encoding 50S ribosomal protein L11 gives MAKKEIGKIKLQLAAGQAKPAPPVGPALGQHGVNIMEFCKAYNAKTQDQAGLVIPVEITVYADRSFSFITKTPPAAVLLIKEAGLEKGSGEPNTLKVGTVTKDQVKKIAEIKMPDLNAANIDSAMRMVEGTARSMGIVVE, from the coding sequence ATGGCAAAAAAAGAAATAGGTAAGATAAAACTCCAGTTGGCTGCCGGTCAGGCTAAGCCCGCTCCACCCGTTGGGCCAGCATTGGGTCAGCATGGTGTGAATATTATGGAGTTTTGCAAAGCATATAATGCTAAAACCCAGGATCAGGCAGGGCTTGTTATTCCAGTCGAGATCACAGTTTATGCAGACAGATCTTTTTCGTTTATTACGAAAACCCCTCCAGCTGCAGTGCTATTAATAAAGGAAGCCGGTCTTGAAAAAGGCTCAGGTGAACCAAATACACTAAAGGTTGGAACAGTAACAAAAGATCAGGTGAAAAAAATTGCTGAAATCAAAATGCCTGATTTAAACGCAGCAAATATTGATTCGGCCATGAGAATGGTTGAAGGGACGGCCCGTAGTATGGGAATTGTCGTGGAATAA